From the genome of Candidatus Margulisiibacteriota bacterium, one region includes:
- a CDS encoding type II toxin-antitoxin system Phd/YefM family antitoxin codes for MPQIRPVSDLRNHFAEISETVHKNGLPLFLTKNGHGDMVVMSMDTYENKFFAAEIYLKLKEAEIEAKSSKKRLSHAEVFSALRQKLTQLKNV; via the coding sequence ATGCCGCAAATCCGTCCTGTGTCCGATCTGCGCAATCATTTTGCCGAAATTTCTGAAACAGTGCATAAGAACGGCCTGCCGTTATTTTTGACCAAAAATGGACATGGTGACATGGTGGTCATGAGCATGGATACTTATGAAAATAAGTTCTTTGCAGCAGAAATATATCTAAAACTCAAAGAGGCGGAAATAGAGGCTAAATCCAGTAAAAAACGGCTTTCCCACGCGGAAGTATTTTCTGCTTTGCGCCAAAAACTAACTCAGCTTAAAAATGTTTAA
- a CDS encoding type II toxin-antitoxin system RelE/ParE family toxin: MFKIRYLPLAHQDLEDTLDYFARILQSAQAAESFLNTVEKTIQLLKNFPFCHKYFQHFTLQ, from the coding sequence ATGTTTAAAATCCGCTATTTACCGTTAGCTCATCAGGATTTAGAAGACACCTTAGATTATTTCGCCCGAATCCTACAATCCGCGCAAGCAGCGGAAAGTTTTTTAAATACTGTCGAAAAAACGATCCAACTTTTGAAAAACTTTCCTTTTTGCCATAAATATTTCCAGCATTTTACGCTACAATAA